The DNA segment GCGGGTTATGCCCCCCAGATCGCGCTTTATCGCAATGCCATCTCTAGGCTTTCCGCAGTCCCTGAAAGTGCCGTCCGTTGCAGCCTCCTCTTCACCCGGCTCCAGCGGCTGGTTGACCTGTGATTTTTCTCCAGCGTATCTGCTCAGTCAGCTCTTGACTGGGTCCGTGTGATGACGAGCTGCCGCAGCAGAAGTTCGTTGCTGTCTTTGTCTCCAGCACTGAGCCTCAGGGTATCGCCCAGGGTATCTGCGTGGAGGGTGATCTGCCCCAACCGCAGCAGTCCATACGTGTTTGCACCCGGAGTCGTCTTGCTCTCATCCAGAGTTGCCTCCAATCGCTGACCGCCCAGAGTAACTCGGAGAGGCATGGGCTTCGTCAAAGCCGGGCAGGCGTAATTCAGGACAATGTCATAACTGCCCGCTGGCAGTGCCTCGATTCTCCAGTCAATCTCTCCGATGGCAGCCGCTTCGGGGCTTGCACTACCATCAGGCGTGGGGGTGATGCTACGTGCCAGGGCAGGAGTTAGCGCGATGAAGGCACGGCCTATGCGGGGAACGACTGGCGGGGGCGGAGTCACCGGCATTTCTGCAGGCGTTTTCAGGGATTGCACCGCCGCCGATAGATCCACGACCCCGCCACTGCTGATGATTCCCTGGATGCGCGTGATTTCCAATTGGTACGGTGCTGGGTCTTTGGCCTGGGCCGCCAGCTTTTGCAGATCCGTGATGTACTTGCTCAGCAGCGGCACATGCTTGGCCCGCAGTTGGAGCTGGTAGATCGTTTCCATCTGCCGCAGGCGCGAGTTTTCAGCACTCGCTGCAACAGGGGCGGAATTCACAGGCAGCGCCACTTGCGCCATTCCTATAGCAGGAAAGGCAGAGGCCAGCAGGCAGAAAACAAAGTAAGGCAGTTTCATCGGTTGGCCGCCTCCGATATTCCCCAGGCTCCAGGGGCTGGTTTCTGTCGTCTGGCAGCTTGCTCTCGTTCTAACAAAGAATCGTACAGGCCATTTTCCATCATCCCCCGCCGCTCCTTTGGAGGCATGACCGCAGCCAGTCCCTGATCAACGAGCACGTTTTGGAAAAGGCCAATCTCAGGCAGAAAGACCAGTGCGTGGGCGATTCCATCCTTGTCTTTGCCAGGCCTCACCAGCACTCGCAGGGCCTTGCCCTCCAGATACCCGGCGGTGAATTCCTGGGCTGCACGGCCCAGCGGCGTCACATCACTTTCCCCAAGATCAAAGTGCTTGGAAAATTGCCGCCCCGCAGCCAGATCATCCACAGGAGCACATTGCACCCACATCAGGCGAATATTCAGAGTGCGACCCTCATGCTCAATGAGAAATCGATCCCCACGATTGCCTGCATCCGCGACAAAGCGCGCACCATCCAGATCCTCAAAGCCATTCAGCCCCCCATTGTTGACCAAGATCCTTAACGGTCCCGCCGCCTGCCCTCGGCTGTTTTCCATCAGCTTCAAAAGTCTTTTGGATTCAGCTTCGGCGGCATCCTTCAAGGCTGAATTCCCCGTCGAAAACTGCCGAAGACTCTCCAGATAGCTGTCCAGAATCGGCTTCTGTACGGCCGCCAGTGTCTCGTTCATGGATTTTTTCAAATCCTCCAGCGAGGGGCCTGCTGCCGCCGGGCTTGTGATCGTCGGAGCCTCCACGGTAGCGGGGACCAGCCTCAGATTGCGCAGCCTCAGCAGATTGCCCGGATATCCTGAGGCCGCCATCAGCCGCAGGGTCACCAGACTTCGAGTAAAGTTGACCGGCCCGATTTTAAGCGATTCAAAAGTTGTGTCATCATGGCTGAGCCTCAGTTCAAAGGATCGCCGGTTTTCCGCCGCTCCCGGCAGCAAGGACACCTCGAAGAAATCAAATGCCGCACTCTCTTGCGGTTGCGACCTCCCCGGTACCAGCGTTCCGGGCAGGGAAGGCAGTTCCACCAAATTGGCTTCCAGTTCCAAATAATATTTACCAGGAGAAAGCCGCAGGTTGGCCCACTCCGCCCCGCTGCCGCTGGTCCGCCAACCTGTGATCAGGTCCCCACGAGTTTCTGCCGAGCCGATCAACCTTGCCTGCGATGGCAGGAGAGGAAACGACAGGTTTTGTGCCAGTGTGGTATCATTGGTTAGGTAAAGCGCTTTCAGCTCCGCGCGCCTCTGCTGCACTAGACGCGCCTCTTCATAGTCCGCAGTCTCCGCCAGCTCCTGCTCGATCTTCGCCAGCGCCCTTTCATATTGGTCCGTCAGCGTCTGCGAATCCGTCATGACAGATCTCAGAAACCCTGCTCGCGCCACCGCCAGTGGTGCCGGATCTGGGGTCTGTGCCCCTCCCACTCCCACGATGCCCATGACGATACCTGCCATGGTAATGGCTCGCCAAAGGGAATCAAATCTGGAGGTCAGGGAAGACATGATCATTTGCTGGCAGGCACCAGTTCTACGGAAAGCAGGTGCATCAGGTTGTCTTTCAACACCGTCTGGGCAGTGATTTTTAATGGGCCGGATCCCTCAGTGATCTTCAATGTGCCCAGATTCTTTTCCTGCGGACCCTTTAACGTCGTTTCCACCTCGGCTTTCAAACTGAAGCGAGTTTCTTCCACAGTCAAAACACCGCCTTCCAAGGGGCTGCATCGGTAGCGCAAAATCACCTCGTAGCCTCCCGGCGGCAGGTTTCCCAGCTTCCATTCTGCCGCCGCACCCGGCTTGGACCAGCCGGTCAGCGCTCCGCCTTCTCTCCGTATGTCTTTGAGCACAGCCGCATCAATCGGCAGGCGGATACGGTCAGGCAGCAGGCTCGCCGCGATGGATTGCTCCCGCGTTTGCAGCAGCAGCAGTTCCTTGTCCAGTCGTTCCAGCTCCATTTCCAAGCGCTTGCGCAGATCTCGTGCTTCGATGGCTCCCGCGTAATCTCTGGCCTCCACCCGGCTCTTTTCCAGTAGGATGAGCTCAGATAGATGCTTCTTCAATGGTGCAAGACTGCTTTCCAGGATGCTTCGCTGAAAAGCCAGCCTCGTCACATCCAGCGTATGCTTCGCATCTGGCTCGGCAGCAGGTACGGCTCTCGCTGGGGCTAGCAACGCCAGCCCGCCAAGCCACAACCAACAGCCGGAGACGAGCGCGAGATTCACAAAAATGAGAATAGATCAGAAATATTGCCGTTCCCAACTCAGGATCGGCCTTTTTGAAGTTAGCCATGCTCAGCCCTGTGGCAAGGGGCTTATGCGCTCAGTCCTGCTCTTGATAATTTGAATAAGAGTATTTTGGCTGAATTCATAAGTTTATGCCTCGGTTTAAAGCAGGATTGAGAAAACAATCTGCGCTTGGCACAAAGACCCGTTCCCTCCCACTTCAGTCCTGCGTATCCCCGCAGCAACTTCTCCCCATTCCCTTGGTTTCAGCTCCAGCTCCATGAAAATCCCTCTCCTGCCCGCCCTTCTCCTTGCTTCTACCGCAGCCATTCAGGCAGCAGACTGGCCCCGCTTCCTCGGACCCACAGGGGCAGCCATCGTGAAGGAATCCGCCGTACCGTTGACTTGGTCCGAGACCGAAAACATGGCATGGAAATTTGAGTCCCCAGGCCCAGGTTCCTCCAGCCCCATCGTTGTCGGGGACAAAGTCTTTTTCACCTGCTGGACCGGTTATGGGGATAAAGCGGAGGCTAAAGACCCCTCGAAACTCCAACGCCACCTCATCTGCCTGAATCTGGCCGATGGCAAAAAAAACTGGGAAGCCATCATTGCCTCCAATGCCACGGAGGATCCTTATGAGGGATTCATTACAGAGCATGGCTACGCCACCCATACTCCTGTCAGCGATGGGGAGCGCATCTATGCTTTCTTTGGCAAAAGCGGTGCTTATGCTTTTGATCTGGAAGGTCGCCAGCTCTGGCATACTCCCTTGGGCACGGGTTCTGGTAGCCGCCATTGGGGTTCCGGTGGCAGCCCCATTCTTTATAAGGATACCGTCATCGTCAATGCTACCGATGAAAGCAAGGCGCTCTATGCTCTGGATAAAAAGACCGGTAAACAAATCTGGAAAGCCGGTGGGGACAAAATTGACCTCGCCTATGGCACCCCTTCCATCATGGAATCTGGAGGCCGGACGGATCTCGTCTTCGCCATCGCTGACGAGATTTGGGGAATGAACCCAGAGACTGGCAAGATGCGCTGGTTTGCCACGCATAACCTCCCCGGTAACATTTCTCCATGCCTCATTCAGGACAATGACCGCCTCTATCTATATGGCGGTTATCCCACTCAGGGCAGCGCCGCCATCCGCCTTGGTGGCGAGGGGGATGTCACCTCCAGCCACATTCTATGGACTAGCAAAAGCAGTTCCTATGTCCCCACCCCCATCCTTCACGCGGGCCGTCTCTACGTCATCAATGACCAGGGTTTCGCCCTCTGCATGGATGCCAAAACCGGAGAAGATATTTACCGCGAGCGCGCCATTGATTCCGGCGGCGGACGCGGCCGTGGCAAGCCTTTCTATGCCTCCCCCGTGCTCATCGGCGACCGCCTTTATTGCGTCTCCCGTCGCGGTGGTACTTACGTCATTGCGGCCAAGCCCACCTTTGAAAAACTCGCCCACAATGTCATTGCTGGCGATGACACCCAATTCCACGGCACCCCCGCCATCGCCAACGATTCCCTCATCCTCCGCAGCGAGAAAGCCATCTACTGCATCCGCGCCAAGTAAGCTCTGCATCTCATGACCAAAGCACCCAGATGAGTTGGACTTCCTCGTAACGGGCTAGCCATTACTCCTTCAAAACCTTCGGATCAGGCACCGCCATGGACATAATCACGCCTGCGGTGAGGATGAAGGCCACGATGGAAACGCTTACGGCCGGATCCAGATGGTAACCAAAGGCACTGGCGATGAGCTTGAAGGAAACAAAGATGAGCAGGATCATGATCGCCTTGTCCAGCGCCCACAGCCGGCTCTGCGCGGCCACGAGGAGGAAATAAAGACTGCGCAGACCAGCCGTGGCCCACAGGCTGGAGGTGATCATCAGATACGGGTCCCGCACCACGGCCACGATGACCGGCATGGAATCAAAGGCGAAGACCACATCGCAGATCTCAATGCAGAATAGGCACAGGAACAAAGGCGTCACCCCATGGGAAAAGAAATGGCCGCTTTCGATGGAAGGATTCGTTTTCGTCACCTTGCGCATCAGGTTCACTGACCAGTGGTTCGTATAGTCGATCTCCACTGCATGGCCGGAGCTCTTCCACATCTTCCGCACCGTCCACAGAACGATAAGCGCGAAGGCGATGAGCACATACGGGCTCGTATTAGCAATGAAAGCCCCCAGGCCCAGGAAAAACACCCGGAACACGATGGCTCCTAAAATACCCCAATACAGAATACGGTGCTGGTAGTGCTGGTTCTTTTCCAACGTCAGCCCGAAGGATTTAAAGATCAGATAAAAAGCAAACAGGTTGTCCAGCGCTAGCGCCTTCTCCAGTACATACCCCGTCGCGTATAGGCTCACGGCACCAGATCCATCCAGCATCCGCGTCATCCCGCCGAAGTTTTCTTCACGTGGATTGTTTTCAAAGCTCCACCACACATAGCCGGCGAATGCCGCTGCACAGCCCACCCAGATCAATGACCACTTGAGCGCGTTGCCCATGGTGATTTTTTCACCCTTTTTGTGAGTGAGCAGGTCCACCAAGACAGCCACCACAAATGGAATCAGGAAAGCCAAGATGTCCAGGGCGGTGATGGCTTTGAATGCGCTGAGGGAATCTTCAAACATAAACAATGATTTGGCTGACAATGAATACGGATTCCAAAGCAGGAATGACCCCGTCGGCGATTAGAACTGCCGCTCAATTTTATCATTGCAAACGATTCGTCAGGGTACCTACCGCCCGCTCATAGCTCCCAGGAAGTTGAACTGCATCAACTCCGCAGTGGACACACGCCGCTCTGGCGGGCATCCTTCACCCCATATTTCCCCTCTTTACCCCCTCACACTGCTATGTCCATGGACCCTGAAATGACGATGCTGGAATGCGAAGACTCGATGACCAAAGCGGTCGAATTCGCCATTCATGAATTTGCAGCCGTGCGCACCGGCAAAGCCTCCCCAGGCCTGGTCGAAGGGCTGGACGTACACGTCCATAGCTACGGCTCCCACATGAAGCTGAAGCAGCTCGCCATGATCACCACGCCGGATTCCCGCCTCATCCGCATTGAGCCCTTTGACTCCGCCACCCTTCATGACATCGACCGCGCCATCCGCGAATCCCGCCTCGGTCTCAATGGCAGCATCGAAGGAAAAGTCATCCGCCTGCCCATTCCCGCCCTCTCCCAGGAGCGCCGTGAGCAGATGGTAAAACTCGTCAAGCAAATGGGGGAGGAGGCCAAGGTCCGCGTCCGTGCCGCCCGCCGCAATGCC comes from the Prosthecobacter fusiformis genome and includes:
- a CDS encoding thermonuclease family protein, which produces MSSLTSRFDSLWRAITMAGIVMGIVGVGGAQTPDPAPLAVARAGFLRSVMTDSQTLTDQYERALAKIEQELAETADYEEARLVQQRRAELKALYLTNDTTLAQNLSFPLLPSQARLIGSAETRGDLITGWRTSGSGAEWANLRLSPGKYYLELEANLVELPSLPGTLVPGRSQPQESAAFDFFEVSLLPGAAENRRSFELRLSHDDTTFESLKIGPVNFTRSLVTLRLMAASGYPGNLLRLRNLRLVPATVEAPTITSPAAAGPSLEDLKKSMNETLAAVQKPILDSYLESLRQFSTGNSALKDAAEAESKRLLKLMENSRGQAAGPLRILVNNGGLNGFEDLDGARFVADAGNRGDRFLIEHEGRTLNIRLMWVQCAPVDDLAAGRQFSKHFDLGESDVTPLGRAAQEFTAGYLEGKALRVLVRPGKDKDGIAHALVFLPEIGLFQNVLVDQGLAAVMPPKERRGMMENGLYDSLLEREQAARRQKPAPGAWGISEAANR
- a CDS encoding PQQ-binding-like beta-propeller repeat protein, whose product is MKIPLLPALLLASTAAIQAADWPRFLGPTGAAIVKESAVPLTWSETENMAWKFESPGPGSSSPIVVGDKVFFTCWTGYGDKAEAKDPSKLQRHLICLNLADGKKNWEAIIASNATEDPYEGFITEHGYATHTPVSDGERIYAFFGKSGAYAFDLEGRQLWHTPLGTGSGSRHWGSGGSPILYKDTVIVNATDESKALYALDKKTGKQIWKAGGDKIDLAYGTPSIMESGGRTDLVFAIADEIWGMNPETGKMRWFATHNLPGNISPCLIQDNDRLYLYGGYPTQGSAAIRLGGEGDVTSSHILWTSKSSSYVPTPILHAGRLYVINDQGFALCMDAKTGEDIYRERAIDSGGGRGRGKPFYASPVLIGDRLYCVSRRGGTYVIAAKPTFEKLAHNVIAGDDTQFHGTPAIANDSLILRSEKAIYCIRAK
- a CDS encoding TerC/Alx family metal homeostasis membrane protein, which encodes MFEDSLSAFKAITALDILAFLIPFVVAVLVDLLTHKKGEKITMGNALKWSLIWVGCAAAFAGYVWWSFENNPREENFGGMTRMLDGSGAVSLYATGYVLEKALALDNLFAFYLIFKSFGLTLEKNQHYQHRILYWGILGAIVFRVFFLGLGAFIANTSPYVLIAFALIVLWTVRKMWKSSGHAVEIDYTNHWSVNLMRKVTKTNPSIESGHFFSHGVTPLFLCLFCIEICDVVFAFDSMPVIVAVVRDPYLMITSSLWATAGLRSLYFLLVAAQSRLWALDKAIMILLIFVSFKLIASAFGYHLDPAVSVSIVAFILTAGVIMSMAVPDPKVLKE
- the frr gene encoding ribosome recycling factor — encoded protein: MSMDPEMTMLECEDSMTKAVEFAIHEFAAVRTGKASPGLVEGLDVHVHSYGSHMKLKQLAMITTPDSRLIRIEPFDSATLHDIDRAIRESRLGLNGSIEGKVIRLPIPALSQERREQMVKLVKQMGEEAKVRVRAARRNAIEELKKGEKDSIITEDDLHRLEKEVQAMTDKKIADLDQHMASKEKEVLTV